Genomic segment of Truepera radiovictrix DSM 17093:
GCTCGGCCTCCCCGCGGGGGTGCGCGTCGTCGCCGGCGGCGCGGACACCGCCTGCGCCGCTCTAGGGAGCGGCCTCGTGCGCGCGGGCGAGGCGCAGCTCACGGTCGGGACGGGGGCACAGCTCCTCGTGGTGGAGCAAGAGGCAGCGGGGCGTGCGGCGCGCGGGGTGCACCTCTTCCGCACCGTATTAGCGCCCCCGCACGCGCCTTTTTACGCGCTCGGGGCGGTGCAGAACGCGGGGCTGGCGCTCGAGTGGGCGCGGCGCGCGCTGGGGGTGTCGTGGGAGCGCCTCGTCGCGCTCGCCTTCGCCGCCCCGCCGGGGAGCGGCGGGGTGAGCTTCGCGCCCTACCTGAGCGGCGAGCGCACCCCGCACCTAGACGCGAGCGTGCGGGGCGGCTGGGTCGGGTTGTCGCTCCACAGCGCGCCGGAGCACCTCGCGCGCGCCGCCTTCGAGGGGGTCGCGTTCGCCCTGCGCGACGCGCTCGTCGCGCTCGAGCTCCCCCCCGAGACGCCGCTCAAGCTCGCGGGGGGCGGCGCCGCGCAGCCGGCGTGGCGGCAGCTTCTAGCCGACACCCTGCGCCGGCCCCTTATCCCCAGCGCCGTCCCGGCGGCGTCGGCGCGCGGGGCGGCGCTCCTAGCGGGGTTGGGGGTGGGGCTTTACGAGGACGTGAGCGCCCTGCCGCCGCCCGGGCCCGCCGGTGAGGTCGTGACGCCGGCCCCCCCAGACGCGCGGCTCGAGGCGGCCTACGCGCGCTTTCGGGCGCTCTACCCGCGGCTGCGCGGCTGGCCGCCGGCTGATGAGACTGTCTTAAAGGAGACGCGATGAAGCGAACCGAATGGGAGCACTTTCGCAACCTGGCGCTGCCCTACTTCGAGCGCGCCGGGATCTACCTCACCGAGGCCGAGAAGGCGGGGCTCGAGGTCGCCGACTTGGGGCTCGGCGAGTTTGAGACCACGGGGCTTGTGCTCCACACGTACGTCAACACGGCGCGCGTCTGCGCCAAGGAGCTCGTGCTGCTCCCGCACCAGACCTGCCCGCAGCACAAGCACCCGCCCGTGGGCGACGACCCCGGCAAAGAGGAGACCTTTCGCGTCCGCTGGGGGACGCTCTACCTCTACGTCGAGGGGGAGCCCACGGAGGCGCCCAAGGCGCGCCCCCCCGAGGGGCGCCAAGGCACCTACACGGTGTTTCACGAGGTGGTGTTGGC
This window contains:
- the xylB gene encoding xylulokinase, with the translated sequence MLLGIDLGTGSVKALLLTPEGAVLAAASAPYEVAAPRPGWAETGAEAWWQATVTAVRAALAAAPPARSVAAVGLSGQMHGVVLADAAGVPLRPAVLWADARAAPLLEPYRELLGGLCAALENPVAAGMAGPTLLWLRRYEPRLLARARWALQPKDWLRLRLTGEAAAEPSDASGTLLYALREDAWLIAAAERLGLNPALLPPLVPSSAPAGTLRPEAAAALGLPAGVRVVAGGADTACAALGSGLVRAGEAQLTVGTGAQLLVVEQEAAGRAARGVHLFRTVLAPPHAPFYALGAVQNAGLALEWARRALGVSWERLVALAFAAPPGSGGVSFAPYLSGERTPHLDASVRGGWVGLSLHSAPEHLARAAFEGVAFALRDALVALELPPETPLKLAGGGAAQPAWRQLLADTLRRPLIPSAVPAASARGAALLAGLGVGLYEDVSALPPPGPAGEVVTPAPPDARLEAAYARFRALYPRLRGWPPADETVLKETR
- a CDS encoding D-lyxose/D-mannose family sugar isomerase, yielding MKRTEWEHFRNLALPYFERAGIYLTEAEKAGLEVADLGLGEFETTGLVLHTYVNTARVCAKELVLLPHQTCPQHKHPPVGDDPGKEETFRVRWGTLYLYVEGEPTEAPKARPPEGRQGTYTVFHEVVLARGEQYTLAPDTWHWFQAGPEGAVVSEFSTRSRDELDRFTDPEIRRLPEVTP